In Eupeodes corollae chromosome 3, idEupCoro1.1, whole genome shotgun sequence, a single genomic region encodes these proteins:
- the LOC129949415 gene encoding phosphatidylinositol 4-phosphate 5-kinase type-1 alpha isoform X2, producing the protein MSSVDEISTIEMVSLVRPVKTPTSDESEIKRTSSSDVVTATTSSSSQATTTANDITKISTIQTYDAGTSTLDATTSNTYRPSASGKYERKIGHRRVGEGGEITYKKIHSSQIMGSIQLGIQHTVGSLASKPKRDLLMNDFWEIESINFPPDGSSITPAHHYSEFRFKVYAPIAFRYFRDLFGIAPDDFLMSMCASPLRELSNPGASGSIFYLTDDDEFIIKTVQHKEGEFLQKLLPGYYMNLSQNPRTLLPKFFGLYCFQCNSKNVRLVAMNNLLPSDVKMHLKYDLKGSTFGRKASKAERSKPSPTYKDLDFKEHHPSGIFLETDKYNALIKTIQRDCMVLESFQIMDYSLLVGVHNLDLALKERKEERIKNARQKLQRSEEVCMEDAPEADQGIAQIERDRTAGPSALNRSRSMNRQRLVAHSTAMESIQAVDETIDEEEDVPLGGIPARSENDERLLLYIGIIDILQSYRLKKKLEHTFKSIIYDGDTVSVCRPSFYAQRFQDFMSKTVFKKTPTFPLKHSPSKRKTSNVHQHHRPPLMTSPKKEVFT; encoded by the exons ATGAGTTCAGTCGATGAAATCAGCACAATTGAAATGGTATCGCTCGTGAGGCCAGTAAAAACTCCAACATCAGATGAATCGGAAATCAAACGAACAAGCTCAAGTGATGTTGTGACAGCAACAACATCGTCATCTAGTCAAGCGACAACGACAGCAAACGACATAACGAAGATCTCCACAATACAAACATACGATGCTGGCACCTCGACATTGGACGCAACAACATCGAATACTTACCGTCCGAGTGCTAGCGGCAAATATGAACGGAAAATTGGTCATCGCCGAGTTGGGGAGGGCGGAGAGATCACCTACAAGAAGATCCACAGTAGCCAGATCATGGGATCGATACAACTTGGTATCCAGCATACAGTTGGTAGTTTGGCATCGAAGCCGAAGCGTGATCTGTTGATGAATGACTTTTGGGAGATCGAGAGTATAAATTTCCCTCCAGACGGATCCAGTATTACCCCTGCTCATCACTATAGTGAATTTAGATTTAAGGTTTATGCCCCAATTGCATTCCGTTATTTTAGAGATTTGTTTGGAATAGCTCCGGATGATTTTTTGATGTCTATGTGTGCATCGCCACTGCGAGAACTCTCGAATCCCGGTGCGTCGGGATCGATATTCTATCTAACCGATGACGATGAGTTTATAATAAAGACTGTCCAACACAAGGAGGGTGAATTCTTGCAGAAACTACTGCCTGGCTATTATATGAATCTGAGCCAGAATCCGCGGACACTGTTGCCGAAGTTCTTTGGGTTGTATTGCTTCCAGTGTAACAGTAAGAATGTGAGATTGGTGGCGATGAATAATCTGCTGCCGTCCGATgtgaaaatgcatttaaaatatgACTTGAAGGGTTCGACTTTTGGGAGGAAGGCTTCGAAGGCGGAGAGAAGTAAACCATCGCCAACATACAAAGATCTGGATTTTAAAGAACACCATCCGAGCGGGATATTCCTCGAGACGGACAAATACAATGCCTTGATAAAGACAATTCAAAGAGATTGCATGGTTCTTGAGTCCTTCCAGATCATGGACTACTCGCTTCTGGTGGGCGTTCATAATCTGGATCTGGCGTTGAAGGAACGCAAAGAGGAACGAATAAAAAATGCCCGACAGAAGCTTCAACGCAGTGAGGAAGTGTGCATGGAAGACGCTCCCGAAGCCGATCAGGGAATAGCGCAGATAGAACGAGATCGCACTGCTGGGCCTTCGGCTCTCAACCGAAGTCGGTCGATGAACCGCCAGAGGTTGGTGGCCCATTCGACGGCGATGGAGAGTATTCAAGCAGTTGATGAGACAATCGACGAAGAGGAGGACGTTCCGTTGGGAGGCATCCCGGCGCGAAGCGAGAACGACGAACGTTTACTGCTCTACATCGGTATTATCGATATCCTTCAATCGTACAGACTCAAAAAGAAGCTCGAACACACATTCAAAAGTATCATCTACGACGGTGACACGGTCTCTGTGTGTCGGCCATCATTCTATGCTCAGCGGTTTCAGGATTTCATGAGCAAAACTGTTTTCAAAAAGACGCCCACATTTCCACTGAAGCATTCCCCATCCAAGCGAAAAACCAGCAAC GTTCATCAACACCACCGCCCGCCTTTGATGACATCTCCGAAGAAGGAAGTATTCACATGA
- the LOC129949415 gene encoding phosphatidylinositol 4-phosphate 5-kinase type-1 alpha isoform X1 has protein sequence MSSVDEISTIEMVSLVRPVKTPTSDESEIKRTSSSDVVTATTSSSSQATTTANDITKISTIQTYDAGTSTLDATTSNTYRPSASGKYERKIGHRRVGEGGEITYKKIHSSQIMGSIQLGIQHTVGSLASKPKRDLLMNDFWEIESINFPPDGSSITPAHHYSEFRFKVYAPIAFRYFRDLFGIAPDDFLMSMCASPLRELSNPGASGSIFYLTDDDEFIIKTVQHKEGEFLQKLLPGYYMNLSQNPRTLLPKFFGLYCFQCNSKNVRLVAMNNLLPSDVKMHLKYDLKGSTFGRKASKAERSKPSPTYKDLDFKEHHPSGIFLETDKYNALIKTIQRDCMVLESFQIMDYSLLVGVHNLDLALKERKEERIKNARQKLQRSEEVCMEDAPEADQGIAQIERDRTAGPSALNRSRSMNRQRLVAHSTAMESIQAVDETIDEEEDVPLGGIPARSENDERLLLYIGIIDILQSYRLKKKLEHTFKSIIYDGDTVSVCRPSFYAQRFQDFMSKTVFKKTPTFPLKHSPSKRKTSNVSNSISLPLRMPVRAPSLTGSSASSSGAIPKDRYRTIPSGSSTPPPAFDDISEEGSIHMTVRQTSSGSETNIISNEDGRNSNTSMTQKNIVTTTATYVIEGAVR, from the coding sequence ATGAGTTCAGTCGATGAAATCAGCACAATTGAAATGGTATCGCTCGTGAGGCCAGTAAAAACTCCAACATCAGATGAATCGGAAATCAAACGAACAAGCTCAAGTGATGTTGTGACAGCAACAACATCGTCATCTAGTCAAGCGACAACGACAGCAAACGACATAACGAAGATCTCCACAATACAAACATACGATGCTGGCACCTCGACATTGGACGCAACAACATCGAATACTTACCGTCCGAGTGCTAGCGGCAAATATGAACGGAAAATTGGTCATCGCCGAGTTGGGGAGGGCGGAGAGATCACCTACAAGAAGATCCACAGTAGCCAGATCATGGGATCGATACAACTTGGTATCCAGCATACAGTTGGTAGTTTGGCATCGAAGCCGAAGCGTGATCTGTTGATGAATGACTTTTGGGAGATCGAGAGTATAAATTTCCCTCCAGACGGATCCAGTATTACCCCTGCTCATCACTATAGTGAATTTAGATTTAAGGTTTATGCCCCAATTGCATTCCGTTATTTTAGAGATTTGTTTGGAATAGCTCCGGATGATTTTTTGATGTCTATGTGTGCATCGCCACTGCGAGAACTCTCGAATCCCGGTGCGTCGGGATCGATATTCTATCTAACCGATGACGATGAGTTTATAATAAAGACTGTCCAACACAAGGAGGGTGAATTCTTGCAGAAACTACTGCCTGGCTATTATATGAATCTGAGCCAGAATCCGCGGACACTGTTGCCGAAGTTCTTTGGGTTGTATTGCTTCCAGTGTAACAGTAAGAATGTGAGATTGGTGGCGATGAATAATCTGCTGCCGTCCGATgtgaaaatgcatttaaaatatgACTTGAAGGGTTCGACTTTTGGGAGGAAGGCTTCGAAGGCGGAGAGAAGTAAACCATCGCCAACATACAAAGATCTGGATTTTAAAGAACACCATCCGAGCGGGATATTCCTCGAGACGGACAAATACAATGCCTTGATAAAGACAATTCAAAGAGATTGCATGGTTCTTGAGTCCTTCCAGATCATGGACTACTCGCTTCTGGTGGGCGTTCATAATCTGGATCTGGCGTTGAAGGAACGCAAAGAGGAACGAATAAAAAATGCCCGACAGAAGCTTCAACGCAGTGAGGAAGTGTGCATGGAAGACGCTCCCGAAGCCGATCAGGGAATAGCGCAGATAGAACGAGATCGCACTGCTGGGCCTTCGGCTCTCAACCGAAGTCGGTCGATGAACCGCCAGAGGTTGGTGGCCCATTCGACGGCGATGGAGAGTATTCAAGCAGTTGATGAGACAATCGACGAAGAGGAGGACGTTCCGTTGGGAGGCATCCCGGCGCGAAGCGAGAACGACGAACGTTTACTGCTCTACATCGGTATTATCGATATCCTTCAATCGTACAGACTCAAAAAGAAGCTCGAACACACATTCAAAAGTATCATCTACGACGGTGACACGGTCTCTGTGTGTCGGCCATCATTCTATGCTCAGCGGTTTCAGGATTTCATGAGCAAAACTGTTTTCAAAAAGACGCCCACATTTCCACTGAAGCATTCCCCATCCAAGCGAAAAACCAGCAACGTAAGTAACAGTATATCATTGCCGTTGCGCATGCCCGTAAGAGCGCCCTCCCTTACCGGCAGCAGTGCATCCAGTTCGGGAGCTATTCCAAAAGATCGTTACCGTACTATCCCTTCAGGTTCATCAACACCACCGCCCGCCTTTGATGACATCTCCGAAGAAGGAAGTATTCACATGACCGTCCGACAAACTAGCTCTGGCAGTGAAACAAACATAATCTCCAACGAAGATGGACGAAACTCCAATACGTCGATGACCCAAAAGAATATTGTCACCACTACAGCGACATACGTTATAGAGGGCGCTGTCAGATAA